From the Primulina tabacum isolate GXHZ01 chromosome 3, ASM2559414v2, whole genome shotgun sequence genome, one window contains:
- the LOC142539039 gene encoding polygalacturonase 1 beta-like protein 2 isoform X2: protein MKMCRRRFELNCDISFIFSLLLLVSFLYVSFAETNSNTRTKENPFTPKASLIRYWSEHVCNNDTKPSFLLSKASPLTAVESAFYTKLAAQKTLSSHLPAFCSAANLFCLLDSKHTGPENLKNNDVDFTFYTNKQFEKYGNSRVGGVDQFKNYSGGINIATGSFTRYSRSSTGHDESFASYANDGNVASSNFTSYGSSATGGSGEFINYMPRVNVPNLHFALYDSEGNSHNLSFSRYVDNTNAGNQGFTTYGKNGNAVPVEFSSYGDTSNVVGSRFTSYGELGNAGNDSFKGYSSNSNNPSNNFKNYGAGSNGGADTFTSYRDSANAGFDTFTEYAKKGFDQSTGFKIYGVNSTFQDYARKGVKFAQYVNPGSSNKDHLTKVSVKVVNNGVEEGKFFREGMLKEGALMKMPEFRDRMPRRSFLPRTITSKLPFSTYDLLELKRTFLLEENSTMERMVKNTLLECERAPSPGETKRCVASIEDMIDFATTILGDNVVVRTTKDVKGSNQYVIIGVVNGINGGRSTESVSCHQSLYPYLLYYCHSVPNVRVYEAGILDVETKAKINDGVAICHLDTSAWSPNHGAFLALGSSPGRVEVCHWIFENDMTWARGD, encoded by the exons ATGAAAATGTGCAGAAGAAGATTCGAACTCAACTGCGACATTTCTTTCATCTTCTCCTTGTTGTTACTCGTCTCGTTTTTATAT GTTTCATTTGCTGAGACAAATTCAAATACAAGAACCAAAGAAAATCCCTTCACACCAAAAGCTTCGCTGATTCGATATTGGAGCGAACACGTCTGCAACAACGACACAAAACCTTCATTTTTACTCTCCAAAGCTTCACCTCTCACCGCGGTCGAATCGGCTTTTTACACCAAACTCGCCGCCCAGAAGACGCTTTCATCTCATTTACCCGCATTCTGCTCGGCCGCTAACTTGTTCTGCCTTCTCGACTCGAAACACACGGGACCAGAAAATCTAAAGAACAATGACGTAGACTTTACATTCTACACTAACAAACAGTTTGAAAAATATGGGAATTCTCGCGTTGGAGGTGTCGATCAGTTCAAGAACTATTCGGGTGGAATCAACATTGCCACAGGATCGTTTACTCGGTATAGCCGGAGCTCCACCGGACATGATGAAAGCTTTGCTAGCTATGCAAATGATGGCAATGTGGCTAGTTCCAACTTCACTTCTTATGGATCTAGCGCCACCGGTGGCTCCGGCGAGTTCATAAACTATATGCCACGAGTTAATGTTCCAAATCTTCATTTTGCGTTGTATGATTCCGAGGGTAACAGCCACAATCTCTCTTTTTCGAGATACGTTGATAATACGAACGCGGGGAATCAAGGGTTCACCACTTATGGGAAAAATGGAAACGCGGTACCAGTTGAGTTCAGCAGTTACGGCGACACTTCAAATGTCGTAGGATCCAGATTCACCAGTTACGGCGAGCTAGGCAATGCTGGTAATGATTCATTCAAGGGTTACAGTAGTAATTCAAATAACCCTAGTAACAATTTCAAGAACTACGGTGCTGGAAGTAATGGCGGTGCAGATACTTTTACAAGTTATCGAGACTCCGCGAATGCCG GGTTCGATACTTTCACGGAGTACGCTAAAAAGGGTTTTGATCAATCTACGGGATTCAAGATTTATGGTGTCAACAGTACTTTTCAAGATTATGCGAGGAAGGGTGTTAAATTTGCACAATATGTTAATCCGGGGTCCAGCAATAAGGATCATTTGACAAAGGTTAGTGTCAAAGTGGTGAATAACGGTGTGGAAGAGGGAAAGTTCTTTAGAGAAGGAATGTTGAAAGAAGGGGCGTTGATGAAAATGCCCGAATTTCGAGATAGGATGCCGAGACGGTCATTTTTGCCCCGAACCATCACCTCGAAACTACCCTTTTCGACTTACGATCTACTCGAGCTTAAACGAACTTTCCTACTCGAGGAAAACTCAACCATGGAGCGCATGGTCAAGAACACATTACTTGAGTGTGAACGAGCTCCAAGCCCTGGAGAGACCAAGCGGTGTGTCGCCTCAATCGAAGATATGATCGACTTCGCGACCACGATTCTAGGCGACAATGTAGTGGTCCGGACTACTAAGGATGTGAAGGGCTCGAACCAATATGTAATCATCGGTGTAGTCAATGGAATAAACGGTGGACGATCCACAGAATCGGTATCTTGCCATCAAAGCTTATACCCTTACCTACTATATTATTGCCATTCTGTACCAAATGTGAGAGTGTACGAGGCTGGCATTCTTGATGTGGAAACTAAGGCAAAGATCAATGATGGTGTTGCCATTTGTCATCTCGATACATCGGCGTGGAGCCCAAACCATGGCGCTTTCCTGGCGTTGGGTTCGAGCCCGGGTAGAGTAGAAGTCTGCCATTGGATTTTTGAGAATGACATGACTTGGGCCAGAGGCGATTGA
- the LOC142539039 gene encoding polygalacturonase 1 beta-like protein 2 isoform X1 — protein MKMCRRRFELNCDISFIFSLLLLVSFLYVSFAETNSNTRTKENPFTPKASLIRYWSEHVCNNDTKPSFLLSKASPLTAVESAFYTKLAAQKTLSSHLPAFCSAANLFCLLDSKHTGPENLKNNDVDFTFYTNKQFEKYGNSRVGGVDQFKNYSGGINIATGSFTRYSRSSTGHDESFASYANDGNVASSNFTSYGSSATGGSGEFINYMPRVNVPNLHFALYDSEGNSHNLSFSRYVDNTNAGNQGFTTYGKNGNAVPVEFSSYGDTSNVVGSRFTSYGELGNAGNDSFKGYSSNSNNPSNNFKNYGAGSNGGADTFTSYRDSANAGTDTFQSYGRESSSGNTSFSNYGKSFNVGFDTFTEYAKKGFDQSTGFKIYGVNSTFQDYARKGVKFAQYVNPGSSNKDHLTKVSVKVVNNGVEEGKFFREGMLKEGALMKMPEFRDRMPRRSFLPRTITSKLPFSTYDLLELKRTFLLEENSTMERMVKNTLLECERAPSPGETKRCVASIEDMIDFATTILGDNVVVRTTKDVKGSNQYVIIGVVNGINGGRSTESVSCHQSLYPYLLYYCHSVPNVRVYEAGILDVETKAKINDGVAICHLDTSAWSPNHGAFLALGSSPGRVEVCHWIFENDMTWARGD, from the exons ATGAAAATGTGCAGAAGAAGATTCGAACTCAACTGCGACATTTCTTTCATCTTCTCCTTGTTGTTACTCGTCTCGTTTTTATAT GTTTCATTTGCTGAGACAAATTCAAATACAAGAACCAAAGAAAATCCCTTCACACCAAAAGCTTCGCTGATTCGATATTGGAGCGAACACGTCTGCAACAACGACACAAAACCTTCATTTTTACTCTCCAAAGCTTCACCTCTCACCGCGGTCGAATCGGCTTTTTACACCAAACTCGCCGCCCAGAAGACGCTTTCATCTCATTTACCCGCATTCTGCTCGGCCGCTAACTTGTTCTGCCTTCTCGACTCGAAACACACGGGACCAGAAAATCTAAAGAACAATGACGTAGACTTTACATTCTACACTAACAAACAGTTTGAAAAATATGGGAATTCTCGCGTTGGAGGTGTCGATCAGTTCAAGAACTATTCGGGTGGAATCAACATTGCCACAGGATCGTTTACTCGGTATAGCCGGAGCTCCACCGGACATGATGAAAGCTTTGCTAGCTATGCAAATGATGGCAATGTGGCTAGTTCCAACTTCACTTCTTATGGATCTAGCGCCACCGGTGGCTCCGGCGAGTTCATAAACTATATGCCACGAGTTAATGTTCCAAATCTTCATTTTGCGTTGTATGATTCCGAGGGTAACAGCCACAATCTCTCTTTTTCGAGATACGTTGATAATACGAACGCGGGGAATCAAGGGTTCACCACTTATGGGAAAAATGGAAACGCGGTACCAGTTGAGTTCAGCAGTTACGGCGACACTTCAAATGTCGTAGGATCCAGATTCACCAGTTACGGCGAGCTAGGCAATGCTGGTAATGATTCATTCAAGGGTTACAGTAGTAATTCAAATAACCCTAGTAACAATTTCAAGAACTACGGTGCTGGAAGTAATGGCGGTGCAGATACTTTTACAAGTTATCGAGACTCCGCGAATGCCGGTACTGATACATTTCAGTCATATGGGAGGGAATCGAGTTCGGGGAACACGAGTTTTTCGAATTATGGCAAGTCCTTTAATGTAGGGTTCGATACTTTCACGGAGTACGCTAAAAAGGGTTTTGATCAATCTACGGGATTCAAGATTTATGGTGTCAACAGTACTTTTCAAGATTATGCGAGGAAGGGTGTTAAATTTGCACAATATGTTAATCCGGGGTCCAGCAATAAGGATCATTTGACAAAGGTTAGTGTCAAAGTGGTGAATAACGGTGTGGAAGAGGGAAAGTTCTTTAGAGAAGGAATGTTGAAAGAAGGGGCGTTGATGAAAATGCCCGAATTTCGAGATAGGATGCCGAGACGGTCATTTTTGCCCCGAACCATCACCTCGAAACTACCCTTTTCGACTTACGATCTACTCGAGCTTAAACGAACTTTCCTACTCGAGGAAAACTCAACCATGGAGCGCATGGTCAAGAACACATTACTTGAGTGTGAACGAGCTCCAAGCCCTGGAGAGACCAAGCGGTGTGTCGCCTCAATCGAAGATATGATCGACTTCGCGACCACGATTCTAGGCGACAATGTAGTGGTCCGGACTACTAAGGATGTGAAGGGCTCGAACCAATATGTAATCATCGGTGTAGTCAATGGAATAAACGGTGGACGATCCACAGAATCGGTATCTTGCCATCAAAGCTTATACCCTTACCTACTATATTATTGCCATTCTGTACCAAATGTGAGAGTGTACGAGGCTGGCATTCTTGATGTGGAAACTAAGGCAAAGATCAATGATGGTGTTGCCATTTGTCATCTCGATACATCGGCGTGGAGCCCAAACCATGGCGCTTTCCTGGCGTTGGGTTCGAGCCCGGGTAGAGTAGAAGTCTGCCATTGGATTTTTGAGAATGACATGACTTGGGCCAGAGGCGATTGA
- the LOC142539040 gene encoding U-box domain-containing protein 19-like: MVLPIDRDNRRILRFPAVRPCEAISLVTLLESLITISRSICSFKSKFFATQRRNSRESIRQIEILSIFFEDIRDHFSGVWNPIILCLSELHQTFQMIQFLMEDCTREGARFWILMKSYSVSSQFQVSIRSIATALDVLPLNSIEVPYETKELVEMLSKQARKAKFELEPGDEEAMKRVILVMNQFENKFEPDHSIIKKILDYLGIKTWDDCHKEIKFLNEEIEAECVGCDEREVPLLCSLLGLLSYCRSIIFEDSDFSGILDQEDGRNNNLETLSCLNPEDFLCPISLELMTDPVTVSTGQTYNQASIQKWLKSGNLLCPVTGQKLTSTEMVPNTNLRKLIEQFCAEYGVSMEKSRKKNRDISRTILPGSPSNEESIKFLSRFLTSKLWSGTDYQKNKAAHEIRLLSKSNLFNRSCLIESGCVPHLLDLLHSTDPATQENVMSALLKLSKQPNGQKVIMRRNKGLNAVLGVLKTGLKLESRQIAAATIFYLCSTHENRKIIGENQETIPALLELIKEGTPCGQKNSMVALFALQIRPRNRQRAIESGAVPVLLNLLSSCNRFELRTDTLAVLSILADNITASIEILEAASLPLILRQLQTIETRAGKEYCISILHSLCLNCGEVVVSILAKDANLMSVLYSIISDGTSSHANKIARSLTKILHRFSETRDGFQIEELRQEQFIGV, encoded by the coding sequence ATGGTGCTACCTATTGATCGAGATAATCGTCGGATTCTGAGATTCCCGGCGGTTAGGCCGTGCGAGGCCATATCTCTAGTGACCCTTTTGGAATCATTGATCACAATCTCCCGCAGCATATGCAGTTTCAAATCCAAATTCTTCGCAACTCAGAGAAGAAATTCCCGTGAATCGATCCGCCAAATCGAGATTCTTTCCATCTTCTTTGAGGATATCCGAGACCATTTCTCGGGTGTTTGGAATCCTATTATTCTTTGCTTGTCGGAGCTCCACCAGACATTCCAAATGATTCAGTTCTTGATGGAAGATTGCACGCGTGAAGGAGCTAGATTTTGGATTTTGATGAAATCCTACTCGGTGAGTAGCCAGTTTCAGGTATCGATTCGTTCCATAGCGACTGCCCTCGATGTTCTTCCATTGAATTCAATTGAAGTTCCATATGAAACTAAGGAGCTGGTAGAAATGCTATCTAAGCAAGCCCGAAAGGCGAAATTCGAGCTTGAGCCCGGAGACGAAGAAGCGATGAAGAGGGTGATTCTGGTGATGAATCAATTCGAGAATAAATTCGAGCCCGACCATTCTATCATCAAGAAGATTCTTGATTATCTAGGCATCAAAACATGGGATGATTGCCACAAGGAGATTAAATTCTTGAATGAAGAAATTGAGGCGGAATGTGTAGGTTGTGATGAAAGAGAAGTACCTTTGTTATGCAGTTTACTTGGATTATTAAGTTACTGCAGAAGCATCATATTCGAAGATTCTGATTTTTCCGGGATTTTGGACCAAGAAGATGGGAGAAATAATAATCTTGAAACACTCAGTTGTTTGAATCCTGAAGATTTTCTGTGTCCCATTTCACTAGAGCTTATGACCGATCCTGTTACAGTGTCGACCGGGCAGACCTACAATCAAGCCTCGATTCAAAAATGGCTCAAATCAGGGAATTTGCTCTGTCCCGTTACAGGTCAGAAGCTCACAAGCACTGAAATGGTGCCTAACACAAATCTTCGGAAGCTGATCGAACAGTTCTGCGCAGAATACGGTGTCTCTATGGAGAAATCGAGGAAGAAGAATAGAGATATTTCAAGAACAATTTTACCTGGAAGTCCTTCCAATGAGGAATCCATCAAATTCTTGTCTCGGTTTCTTACATCAAAATTATGGTCTGGTACAGATTATCAGAAAAACAAGGCAGCCCACGAAATTCGCCTACTTTCCAAGTCGAACCTGTTCAATAGGTCTTGTTTGATTGAATCAGGTTGTGTTCCACATCTACTTGATTTGCTTCATTCGACAGATCCGGCTACTCAAGAAAACGTTATGTCAGCTTTGTTGAAGTTGTCAAAACAGCCAAACGGCCAGAAAGTAATTATGAGAAGAAACAAAGGATTGAACGCAGTTCTTGGAGTTCTTAAAACAGGATTGAAGTTAGAATCCAGACAGATCGCAGCTGCTACGATCTTTTACCTCTGTTCCACCCACGAAAACCGAAAGATCATAGGAGAAAACCAAGAAACAATCCCTGCCttactcgaactgatcaaagaAGGGACACCATGCGGGCAAAAAAACTCTATGGTGGCTCTCTTCGCATTACAAATACGTCCCAGAAACCGGCAAAGGGCTATAGAATCTGGGGCCGTACCAGTACTTCTAAACTTACTATCTTCTTGCAACAGATTTGAGCTTAGAACAGATACATTAGCAGTTCTTTCCATATTGGCAGATAATATAACTGCATCGATCGAAATATTGGAGGCGGCGTCTCTTCCCTTGATTCTACGACAACTACAGACCATTGAAACGCGGGCTGGAAAGGAATACTGCATATCGATTCTGCATTCTTTGTGCCTGAACTGTGGGGAAGTTGTTGTGTCTATCTTGGCAAAGGATGCTAACTTAATGTCTGTGCTTTATTCAATTATCAGTGATGGAACATCATCCCATGCCAACAAAATAGCAAGATCACTGACTAAAATCTTGCACAGATTTAGTGAAACGAGGGATGGTTTTCAAATCGAGGAGCTGAggcaagaacaatttattggtgtTTGA